The following are encoded in a window of Balaenoptera ricei isolate mBalRic1 chromosome 1, mBalRic1.hap2, whole genome shotgun sequence genomic DNA:
- the LOC132365952 gene encoding LOW QUALITY PROTEIN: olfactory receptor 10R2 (The sequence of the model RefSeq protein was modified relative to this genomic sequence to represent the inferred CDS: deleted 2 bases in 1 codon): MLKHRNQQPDEEIHRVVCLKQRLSLRLYKLQEEETAWCGLQALILAMNHAVAVMESGFPRHSACHTFLITASLRSWQKTSPLSLSDLLLGFSSLGEIQFVLFVVFLFLYLVILSDNVTIVSVILLDKSLHTPMYFFLSTLSTLETFYTFVVLPKMFINLLSVARTISFTCCAIQMFFFLGFAITNCLLLGVMGYGHYAAICQPLHYPILMSWQVCGKLGATCGIGGFLASLTVVYLVFSLPFCSAKKVNHYFCDISPVIHLACTNTDVHEFVIFICGVLVLVVPFLFIYVSYICILRTILKSPSAEGRQKTFSTCASHLTVVIIHCGCASYIYLRPTANYVSKKDRLVMVTYTIVTIIKPHGIQSQKQGCPSCY, from the exons ATGTTAAAGCACAGgaatcaacagccagatgaagagattcaTAGG gTTGTGTGCTTGAAACAGCGCTTAAGTCTGAGGCTCTACAAGCTGCAGGAAGAAGAGACCGCCTGGTGTGGCCTGCAAGCCTTGATTCTTGCCATGAACCATGCTGTTGCCGTTATGGAATCTGGCTTCCCTCGCCACTCTGCA tgccatactttcttgattactgcaTCATTAAG GTCTTGGCAGAAAACCTCACCATTGTCACTGAGTGACCTGTTGCTGGGTTTTTCAAGCCTTGGTGAAATTCAGTTTGTCCTCTttgtggttttcctttttctatacCTAGTCATTCTCAGTGACAATGTCACTATTGTTAGTGTCATCCTCCTGGATAAAAGCCTCCACACACCAATGTACTTCTTCCTCAGCACTCTCTCAACATTAGAGACCTTCTACACCTTTGTCGTCTTACCCAAGATGTTCATCAATCTCCTTTCTGTGGCCAGGACAATCTCCTTCACCTGTTGTGCCATCCAAATGTTCTTCTTCCTTGGTTTTGCTATTACCAACTGCCTGCTACTGGGAGTGATGGGCTATGGTCATTATGCTGCCATTTGTCAACCTCTGCATTACCCTATCCTTATGAGTTGGCAGGTGTGTGGAAAATTGGGAGCCACCTGTGGGATTGGTGGGTTCTTGGCCTCACTAACAGTAGTGTATTTAGTTTTCAGCCTTCCTTTCTGTAGTGCCAAAAAAGTCAACCATTATTTCTGTGACATCTCACCAGTCATTCATCTGGCTTGCACAAATACAGATGTTCATGAGTTTGTCATATTCATCTGTGGGGTTCTTGTACTTGTGGTCCCATTTTTATTCATCTATGTTTCTTATATCTGCATTCTGAGGACTATCCTGAAGAGTCCCTCTGCTGAAGGCAGACAGAAAACCTTTTCCACCTGTGCCTCTCACCTCACTGTTGTTATTATTCACTGTGGTTGTGCTTCCTACATCTACCTGAGACCAACAGCAAACTATGTGTCGAAAAAGGACAGGCTGGTAATGGTGACATACACTATTGTCACT ATTATTAAACCCCATGGTATACAGTCTCAGAAACAAGGATGTCCAAGTTGCTATTAG